Proteins from one Hyperolius riggenbachi isolate aHypRig1 chromosome 2, aHypRig1.pri, whole genome shotgun sequence genomic window:
- the LOC137544713 gene encoding olfactory receptor 52D1-like has product MAFDRYVCICNPLRYNIIMSLSMVARLISASWLLSMILYGIHVMLTSRLPLCDSVILQVYCDNWSVVRLSCIDNAVNIIYGSSLAVVYLFFLLFLILYSYISILRVCYNASSEVISKALHTCMPQFITTIIIVIEARLEFFINLLTSTNLPYGVKMFMSIQPLVTPPLMNPLLYGLKMTEIRLRIFQLLHLKKI; this is encoded by the coding sequence ATGGCCTTTGACCGCTATGTGTGCATCTGTAACCCTCTTAGATACAATATCATCATGTCTTTAtccatggtcgccaggctgatctCTGCTAGTTGGCTGCTCTCCATGATACTTTATGGCATTCATGTTATGTTGACCAGTAGGCTTCCGTTATGTGACTCTGTGATTTTGCAGGTCTACTGTGACAACTGGTCGGTGGTGAGGCTCTCCTGCATTGACAACGCTGTCAACATTATCTATGGATCTTCCCTCGCCGTAGTGTATCTTTTCTTTTTGCTCTTCCTTATACTGTATTCCTATATTTCAATCCTTCGAGTCTGTTACAACGCATCCTCGGAGGTCATCTCCAAAGCCCTCCATACCTGCATGCCACAGTTTATAACTACAATCATCATTGTTATTGAAGCGCGCTTAGAATTTTTCATAAATCTTTTGACCTCAACAAATTTACCCTATGGAGTAAAAATGTTCATGTCTATCCAGCCACTTGTGACTCCACCCCTTATGAATCCCCTTCTTTATGGGCTTAAAATGACTGAAATTAGACTGAGGATATTTCAGCTCTTGCATTTGAAGAAGATATAA